The Pelmatolapia mariae isolate MD_Pm_ZW linkage group LG10_11, Pm_UMD_F_2, whole genome shotgun sequence genome includes a region encoding these proteins:
- the si:dkey-283b15.2 gene encoding neuronal pentraxin-1 — protein sequence MEMMRNSPSVQLFLAPFVFSLLSLLLWPACASSGSDYDFGAHPRFVCTPIPVDADPSCFPTSGPSVGAAGPSGPGHQSAPPAGWWGASEEAKATILHLRESLVQQKEIILDQRETIRELTAKLTLCEGFGRDASPHDSSHLHHAGAASHHSYADNGHYSNQQGHHGNSNLIPDSPHYPSVGGQRFDGGHSGNNHGKDKHVTPGDVASSPEQMERMLQALKERLDNLQKRNTSITYSSSLKELLQRKINALEQQLHHHTDGHGGPDHHDDDSSHGDDREHHADDHHDDGHPGDHKDDRHDDGHRNGHVDSDGSHTEHYDDGHNDDHHDADGDHDDGHHDDDDDGGDHHDNEADNHSYLPHTGYRAPGPRTGFHSNKLETMLNQLHLSGSSRKKSKSPDAFQISFPMRTNYMYGRVKRTLLQEIFALTLCLWIKAGVGPGLGTPFSYSAPGQANELVLIEWGNNPIELLIDDKAATLPLSLSDGKWHHVCVTWTTRDGQWEAYQDGVKRGSGANLSAWHPIKAGGVFILGQEQDTLGGRFDATQSFVGEMSDLHMWSHVLSASDIYSLASCGSHLRGDIIAWSDTEVELHGGVARYPFDPCH from the exons ATGGAGATGATGAGGAACTCGCCATCTGTGCAGCTGTTCCTTGCTCCCTTTGtcttttctttactttcatTGCTCCTCTGGCCGGCATGTGCCAGTTCAGGGTCTGACTATGACTTTGGAGCCCACCCACGCTTTGTGTGCACCCCTATTCCCGTGGACGCAGACCCTTCCTGCTTCCCTACATCAGGTCCAAGCGTAGGTGCAGCGGGGCCCAGCGGACCAGGCCATCAAAGTGCACCTCCTGCTGGCTGGTGGGGTGCGAGCGAAGAGGCCAAAGCCACCATCCTCCACCTTAGGGAGAGCCTTGTCCAGCAGAAGGAGATCATCCTGGACCAAAGAGAGACGATTCGGGAGCTCACGGCCAAGCTCACTCTGTGCGAAGGCTTCGGACGGGATGCTTCACCCCACGACTCTTCACACTTGCATCACGCTGGAGCGGCCAGCCATCACTCATATGCTGACAATGGGCACTATAGCAACCAGCAGGGTCACCATGGAAACAGCAACCTCATACCAGACTCGCCACACTACCCCTCGGTGGGAGGGCAACGATTTGACGGAGGGCACAGTGGCAACAACCACGGGAAGGATAAACATGTGACACCAGGGGACGTCGCATCGTCGCCAGAGCAGATGGAGAGGATGCTGCAGGCGCTGAAGGAGAGGCTGGACAACCTGCAG AAGAGGAACACATCCATCACATACTCCAGCTCTCTGAAGGAGTTGCTGCAGAGGAAGATCAACGCACTAGAGCAGCAACTGCACCATCACACTGACGGCCACGGTGGCCCGGACCACCACGATGATGACAGCAGCCACGGAGACGACAGAGAGCATCACGCCGATGACCACCACGATGACGGACACCCCGGTGACCACAAAGACGACCGCCATGACGATGGACATCGAAACGGTCACGTTGACAGCGATGGCAGCCACACGGAACACTATGATGACGGCCACAATGATGACCATCACGATGCAGACGGTGACCATGATGACGGCcaccatgatgatgatgatgatggtggtgatcACCACGACAACGAAGCAGACAATCACAGTTACCTTCCACACACGGGATACAGAGCACCAGGGCCGCGGACTGGTTTCCACTCAAATAAGCTGGAAACGATGCTCAATCAGCTGCACCTCTCCG GTTCCAGCAGGAAGAAATCAAAAAGTCCTGATGCGTTCCAGATCAGCTTCCCTATGAGGACCAACTACATGTACGGGCGGGTGAAGAGGACGCTGCTGCAGGAGATCTTCGCTCTGACTTTGTGTCTTTGGATAAAGGCAGGAGTGGGACCCGGACTGGGGACACCTTTTTCTTACTCTGCACCCGGACAGGCCAACGAGCTGGTGCTCATCGAGTGGGGGAACAATCCCATAGAGCTGCTGATCGATGATAAG GCAGCGACTCTGCCCCTGTCTCTGAGTGATGGGAAGTGGCaccatgtgtgtgtgacttGGACCACACGGGACGGACAGTGGGAGGCCTACCAGGACGGGGTGAAGCGGGGGTCTGGGGCGAATCTCTCAGCTTGGCACCCCATTAAAGCTGGAGGGGTCTTCATCCTGGGACAGGAGCAG GACACTCTCGGAGGGCGCTTTGATGCCACTCAGTCATTCGTGGGCGAGATGTCGGACCTGCACATGTGGTCACACGTACTCAGCGCCAGCGACATCTACAGCCTGGCCTCATGTGGCAGCCACCTCAGAGGTGACATCATCGCCTGGTCCGACACGGAGGTGGAGCTTCACGGAGGCGTCGCCAGATACCCCTTTGACCCCTGTCACTGA